Proteins encoded in a region of the Magallana gigas chromosome 8, xbMagGiga1.1, whole genome shotgun sequence genome:
- the LOC105332455 gene encoding uncharacterized protein isoform X2 produces MYFMFSAVVYFAFCSKFSVAISCDFDGTNTVADFNDTKFLGTWHELERTTFQWGENTWHSQVWVFKRGADGHLYMAYTGYSAQRKSCSSPQTGLLTHSGSGASYTLTSEGRYEAALRVAYTDYSNVALVYMCYAPEVLGTCDRNRVHVSLFSRSPSMSKAQRTILMSHIDLDCVENGHLHQATAGLCQEPIPSIPLGK; encoded by the exons ATGTATTTCATGTTTTCTGCAGtagtttattttgcattttgctCGAAATTTTCCGTGGCGATAAGTTGTGACTTTGATGGGACAAATACTGTTGCTGATTTTAACGACACTAAA ttCCTTGGAACATGGCATGAACTAGAAAGAACAACATTTCAATGGGGAGAAAACACGTGGCATTCTCAGGTCTGGGTTTTCAAACGAGGAGCCGACGGCCATCTTTATATGGCATATACAGGATATTC AGCACAAAGGAAGTCATGTAGCAGCCCCCAGACTGGACTTCTGACGCATTCAGGTTCTGGGGCATCTTATACCTTGACGTCAGAGGGTCGGTATGAAg CTGCATTGCGAGTGGCTTACACAGACTACTCAAACGTTGCTCTAGTATACATGTGTTATGCGCCGGAAGTGCTTGGAACTTGTGACAGAAATCGTGTGCACGTGTCTTTATTTTCCCGTTCGCCCTCCATGTCCAAAGCTCAGAGGACAATCTTAATGAGTCACATAGATCTAGACTGTGTGGAAAACGGACACCTTCACCAAGCCACAGCTG GACTATGCCAGGAACCTATTCCATCGA ttcCACTTGGAAAGTAA
- the LOC105332457 gene encoding uncharacterized protein produces the protein MTDLQDEFSIDIDETRANSGGPAINLFNVDMKYQSIDFTTTENPSIQQDENTEGDNITSNRSVTPPAPSLDIFDFDMKYTEDPSEEHFKVSENVDVVVSPAPQLKGIDFTSFSNTEETKRTSQSETNSVSQNEGKTMDQNSVEKTATSQNAQKSVLMQSVLQKIKTTQTGGDSQVVQVEKKVTEVKVMHTEKRLQETTSTLIIENSVKMKNNEDSDEEFDFDTPTTKTSERSQNSDSQKHKETQASMTAKSKAVSETSPLFENAEKQPPMTSVTIDPEIKASPAVGVVQKAPTSTSEGLTQGLPEKSVAAKFIGQSQTVSEIGHAVLKQVCENGTVSEMAHVQNNVEDEWDKVQTIEAGFVDENDTKKKESVVTNVPLLSYYEMSEHLGTQDFSGVKDKIRTTVEYHGFSKLKHFLFGPPKLHRDLHDERDRIFCIAASVLENSDQIHVRSLQTIYRSLTGSRFDCPRYGNHWEEIGFQGRDPATDLRGVGLLGLLHLVYLLRDAKRQVLASEIYKLSLHPTQNFPFCVMSINLTRIALQALREGCLNKECNKQRDVLALMCDFYTGLYLQMYQVWKSQGKTITDSGFVLQHIETHGKKHPHAVLKNLEEYLAKKKSAANLENVNLGEEQFMSVVDSETAGHY, from the exons ATGACAGATCTACAAGATGAATTTTCCATTGACATTGATGAAACGAGAGCAAACAGTGGAGGGCCAGCCATTAATCTCTTCAATGTGGACATGAAATATCAATCTATAGACTTTACTACTACAGAAAACCCTAGCATTCAACAGGATGAGAACACAGAGGGAGATAACATTACTAGTAATAGGAGTGTTACTCCCCCTGCCCCGTCATTAGacatatttgattttgatatgaaatacaCAGAAGATCCTTCCGAGGAACACTTTAAAGTATCAGAAAATGTAGATGTTGTAGTGTCCCCAGCACCTCAACTCAAGGGCATTGATTTTACCAGCTTCTCAAATACGGAGGAAACAAAAAGGACTTCTCAATCTGAAACAAATTCAGTGTCCCAAAATGAGGGGAAAACAATGGATCAGAATTCAGTAGAGAAGACGGCTACTTCCCAAAATGCTCAGAAATCGGTGCTGATGCAGAGCGTGCTCCAGAAAATTAAGACGACGCAGACCGGTGGAGACAGTCAGGTGGTCCAGGTGGAGAAAAAGGTGACAGAGGTGAAAGTGATGCACACCGAGAAG agaTTACAAGAGACCACCAGCACATTGATAATTGAAAACAGTGTTAAAATGAAGAACAATGAAGACTCTGATGAGGAATTTGATTTTGACACACCCACTACCAAAACTAGTGAGAGGTCTCAGAATTCTGATAGCCAGAAACATAAAGAAACCCAAGCATCCATGACAGCAAAGTCTAAAGCAGTCTCAGAAACCTCACCTCTTTTTGAAAATGCAGAAAAACAGCCCCCAATGACGTCAGTTACGATAGATCCAGAGATTAAAGCTAGTCCAGCAGTTGGTGTTGTACAGAAGGCACCAACATCAACCAGTGAAGGACTTACCCAGGGTTTACCGGAGAAAAGTGTGGCAGCAAAGTTCATAGGACAGTCTCAAACTGTCAGTGAAATAGGGCATGCTGTACTGAAAcag GTTTGTGAGAATGGAACAGTATCAGAAATGGCCCACGTCCAAAATAATGTTGAAGATGAATGGGACAAAGTCCAGACAATTGAAGCAG GGTTTGTAGATGAGAATGACACCAAAAAGAAAG AGAGTGTTGTGACGAATGTACCATTGCTGTCGTACTACGAAATGTCAGAACATTTGGGCACACAGGATTTTTCAGGAGTAAAG GATAAGATCAGGACAACAGTGGAATATCATGGCTTCTCTAAACTCAAGCACTTCCTGTTTGGACCACCCAAGCTTCACAGAGATCTACACGATGAGAGAGACAGAATATTCTGCATCGCAGCTT CTGTGCTGGAGAACTCGGACCAGATCCACGTTCGGTCCCTACAGACAATCTACCGCAGCCTCACCGGGTCAAGGTTCGACTGCCCTCGCTATGGCAACCATTGGGAGGAAATCGGATTTCAGG GCAGGGATCCAGCCACTGACCTGAGGGGTGTTGGTCTGCTAGGACTGTTACACCTGGTTTACCTGTTGCGTGATGCTAAGCGACAGGTGTTGGCCAGTGAGATCTACAAGCTCTCCCTCCATCCTACTCAG AACTTTCCGTTTTGTGTCATGTCCATTAACCTTACAAGGATTGCTCTTCAAGCCCTGAGAGAAGGCTGTCTCAACAA AGAGTGCAATAAACAGAGGGACGTCCTGGCCCTGATGTGTGACTTCTACACCGGCCTCTACCTACAGATGTACCAGGTGTGGAAGTCCCAGGGGAAGACCATCACAGACTCAGGGTTTGTCCTACAGC ACATAGAAACTCATGGCAAGAAGCATCCTCATGCAGTACTGAAAAATCTAGAGGAGTACCTGGCCAAGAAGAAATCGGCAGCCAACCTGGAGAATGTCAACCTCGGAGAGGAACAGTTTATGAGTGTTGTAGACTCAGAAACAGCCGGACATTACTGA
- the LOC105332458 gene encoding schlafen family member 13 has product MSRFKRRKTSMGSSGLSTIDITSNLLRYGDCILHCNVYISRGIHELDNDIVLRYACAIANIGGGILHMQNVDYKSGVCSKDLDTWWSGMEIKLAAMISSDDICNYFDMVGNYDDADLYLFVKTSEHICTINYHSRLPTDTATHEVSYQSVIKLLQKEGPEKPLAALPPVPTDYYYGITHECLKQETKQIQFKQLSGRNSRDGKGIPEKIKSLVSKYVSAFANHEGGHIYFGIDDDQAAVYGEDMSYQDQERTAKLVQLRMDVIIWGSSAFSAQRGVHWDIQFFPVQDVPPRKNPRFVVVVSVCKFPGGVFTATPGSYYVDTHNQEVKCWSFDQWRKAMLNPFRDKPELHGRFVKLPLMVPQAPLVFSLKHTINSIKSKLLTEKSMKLPQPRHYLSFINHKDTRDLICSVVDHFPAGRHLSLFVNCWGLSVPSAPIPKVICDLFVVSESSGCHLITFANSESSSIWTHAQDVAAHLKYKMVALGGCVAKFGIATHIINVKNFTEVKHDLDCKFYPSHFDMTSEKFDEVINSLIVIMAAYQPVDFTTLNSKDMSNILSCDTHFFMLTCDQFELLFRRQFTKELWVHSPPGAGKTVAAVQFVQELKRRGCQSSEILYLAENKLLCSYVGSFNICRVATRLEFLQANKDSYSSVRNVIVDEAQNFKDRDGDWYSAAERLTKPRENSQLQACTDKNLTAINSDLSLLERHGFFWVFMDYSQKVHKFNAGLPSIIGKNNFMMSEITRNSKEIFEYAMHFMHGSPEGQKVQLPDDMAGLRGDVEVSPHLGHNYKSGQSVEILKCDKEHLKEKLFQVLSGIIDSGVSVDDLAVLVGSKQDKPEVTANVKPLSQKIECGLEVDTVKEFSGLDRGTIIGVDPKVNSEHADLNKFILSLATRARDKLVIISTSDDIQQKLATKV; this is encoded by the exons ATGAGCAGGTTTAAGAGGAGGAAGACGTCAATGGGATCTTCCGGGCTTTCAACGATTGACAT aaCATCAAATTTACTTAGGTATGGAGACTGCATTCTCCATTGTAATGTCTACATCTCCAGGGGAATTCACGAACTAGACAATGATATCGTTTTGCGATATGCCTGTGCCATTGCGAACATTGGAGGTGGAATTCTCCACATGCAGAATGTGGATTACAAGAGTGGTGTATGTTCCAAAGACTTGGATACTTGGTGGAGCGGAATGGAAATCAAACTGGCCGCCATGATCTCATCTGATGACATCTGTAACTATTTCGACATGGTGGGGAATTACGATGACGCTGATCTTTATCTTTTTGTGAAAACGTCTGAGCACATTTGTACCATCAACTACCACTCACGGCTACCAACTGACACGGCTACTCATGAAGTCAGTTACCAGTCGGTAATAAAGTTATTACAGAAGGAAGGACCTGAAAAGCCACTAGCTGCTCTTCCTCCTGTACCTACAGATTACTATTATGGAATTACCCATGAGTGTCTCAAgcaagaaacaaaacaaattcaattCAAACAGCTTTCTGGAAGAAATTCCAGAGATGGAAAGGGCAttcctgaaaaaataaaatctttggtATCCAAGTACGTATCTGCGTTTGCGAACCATGAAGGGGGACACATTTATTTTGGGATTGACGATGACCAAGCTGCAGTTTATGGGGAAGATATGAGTTATCAGGACCAGGAGAGAACTG cAAAACTGGTCCAGTTGAGGATGGACGTGATAATTTGGGGGAGTTCCGCATTCAGTGCCCAGAGAGGGGTACACTGGGATATCCAGTTCTTTCCTGTCCAAGATGTGCCTCCTAGAAAG AATCCTAGGTTTGTGGTGGTGGTATCAGTTTGTAAGTTTCCTGGGGGTGTGTTCACTGCTACGCCAGGTAGTTACTATGTTGACACTCATAACCAGGAAGTGAAGTGCTGGTCCTTCGACCAATGGAGGAAAGCAATGCTCAATCCTTTCAGAg ATAAGCCAGAGCTACACGGCCGGTTTGTCAAGCTTCCCCTGATGGTGCCCCAGGCTCCGCTGGTATTCTCTTTAAAACATACCATCAACAGCATCAAATCCAAATTGTTGACCG AGAAATCGATGAAGCTACCGCAGCCGCGCCACTATCTGTCCTTCATCAACCACAAGGACACGAGGGACCTCATCTGCTCTGTGGTGGACCACTTCCCGGCGGGTCGCCATCTGTCCCTGTTTGTCAACTGCTGGGGGCTCTCGGTTCCTTCTGCCCCAATTCCCAAGGTCATCTGTGATTTGTTTGTGGTCAGTGAGTCCAGTGGGTGTCACTTAATCACGTTCGCCAACTCAGAGTCCAGTTCTATATGGACACATGCCCAAGATGTGGCCGCACATCTCAAATACAAGATGGTGGCACTTGGGGGCTGCGTTGCAAAGTTTGGCATTGCTACACATATCATCAACGTGAAGAACTTTACAGAAGTTAAGCATGATCTGGACTGTAAATTCTATCCGTCTCATTTCGACATGACATCTGAGAAATTTGATGAGGTCATTAATTCCCTAATAGTGATAATGGCAGCATATCAACCAGTAGATTTTACAACGCTTAACTCCAAAGATATGTCAAACATTTTGTCTTGCGACACACATTTTTTTATGCTCACATGCGATCAGTTTGAGCTGCTTTTCAGGCGTCAGTTTACCAAGGAATTATGGGTACATAGTCCACCTGGTGCAGGAAAAACTGTGGCCGCAGTACAGTTTGTGCAGGAGTTAAAGCGGCGTGGATGTCAGAGTTCAGAAATTCTCTATCTGGCTGAAAACAAGCTGCTTTGTTCCTATGTTGG ATCTTTCAACATCTGTCGGGTAGCAACACGTCTTGAATTCTTACAGGCCAATAAAGATTCTTACAGCAGTGTTAGAAATGTCATTGTGGATGAGGCCCAGAATTTCAAAGACAGAGACGGTGATTGGTACAGTGCTGCCGAGCGTTTGACCAAACCACGCGAAAACTCGCAACTACAAGCATGCACAGACAAGAATCTGACAGCTATAAATTCTGATCTCAGTTTATTAGAGAGACATGGTTTCTTCTGGGTGTTCATGGACTACTCTCAGAAAGTTCACAAGTTCAATGCCGGTCTTCCATCCATCATTGGTAAAAATAACTTCATGATGAGCGAGATCACTCGTAATTCTAAAGAAATCTTTGAGTACGCCATGCATTTCATGCATGGCTCCCCAGAAGGCCAAAAAGTGCAATTACCAGATGATATGGCCGGGTTACGTGGGGATGTGGAAGTTTCACCTCACCTTGGACACAACTACAAGTCCGGACAGTCCGTCGAAATCCTGAAATGTGATAAGGAACACTTGAAAGAAAAACTCTTCCAAGTTTTGTCGGGCATTATCGATAGTGGAGTCAGTGTTGACGATTTGGCTGTTCTTGTTGGTAGCAAACAGGATAAGCCGGAAGTCACTGCTAACGTGAAACCCTTGTCGCAGAAGATAGAATGCGGCCTGGAGGTAGATACTGTGAAAGAATTCAGTGGATTGGATCGAGGAACTATTATAGGGGTGGATCCAAAAGTGAACTCTGAGCATGCTGACCTTAATAAGTTCATTCTGAGTTTAGCGACCCGTGCAAGAGATAAGCTTGTCATTATTTCTACCTCTGATGACATTCAGCAGAAATTGGCTACTAAAGTCTGA
- the LOC136270903 gene encoding E3 ubiquitin-protein ligase TRIM71-like: MEQQYFARVVVRCTLCKTCVAPMYCEQCHSNLCEDCGKKHSCKIHNIVPLKQYLTSPNQLKCKQHSDKQCQNYCEQCDVPMCAQCELSKEHLGHKQVGFLKKSETKKEILERDLKELEHIIYPRYQHIVSDIKSQKADLCINSQRLITDLDNRGKVWHKEIDSIISNLKSEISETNSKHMAFLDTHENKTTPTLVQIKQVIADIKKILDSKDVSLFSEYKSRNAEFISLPHKVNMSLPCFTFPKINRDRLVEQFGFLSALSFTTEEQDNSIPTQGAESIPKDGSLIGVPQVISDIDTKIGSIYSMACLNDSEIWTRGFGNIMHLYNINGELVKEIQTKSGKHPKDLSLTRCGNLVYTDVDDRSVNIVENAQIQTVIKLSGWIPCCVCCTSSDDLLVSMEIDDEDEEDFDYDDEYNDTITKVVRYTGSIEKQSIQFNEKGKPLYSSGGSIVENKNLDICVADNVAGAVVVVNQDGKLRFSYKGPPSTAEKSFYPSGIATDSQSRILTADPWNHNIHILDQDGQFLCYITNCGLEDPSSLCVDTSDHVFVAGIFTRKVKKIRYYN, encoded by the coding sequence ATGGAACAGCAGTATTTTGCCCGTGTTGTTGTTCGATGCACCCTTTGTAAAACGTGTGTAGCCCCAATGTACTGTGAACAATGTCATTCAAATCTATGTGAAGATTGTGGGAAAAAGCATTCTTGTAAAATACATAATATTGTGCCACTAAAACAGTATTTAACCAGTCCGAACCAACTGAAGTGTAAACAACACTCAgataaacaatgtcaaaattactgtgaacaatgtgatGTACCTATGTGTGCACAGTGTGAATTGTCGAAAGAACATTTAGGACATAAGCAGGTTGGCTTCCTCAAAAAGTCTGAAaccaaaaaagaaattttagagAGAGACTTGAAAGAGCTAGAACACATCATATATCCTAGATATCAGCATATCGTATCTGATATTAAAAGTCAGAAAGCAGATCTTTGTATTAATTCACAGAGGTTAATAACGGATTTAGATAATCGAGGAAAAGTTTGgcacaaagaaatagacagcattatcAGTAATCTTAAATCTGAAATTTCGGAAACAAATTCGAAGCACATGGCTTTTCTTGATacacatgaaaataaaacaacaccTACACTTGTTCAAATCAAGCAGGTAATTGCTGACATCAAGAAAATCCTCGATTCAAAAGATGTTAGTCTTTTCTCTGAGTACAAATCAAGGAATGCCGAATTCATCAGTTTGCCACATAAGGTCAACATGTCTTTACCATGCTTTACTTTTCCAAAAATAAACAGAGATCGGCTGGTTGAACAGTTTGGTTTTCTGTCAGCATTATCTTTTACAACGGAGGAACAAGACAACAGCATACCGACCCAGGGAGCCGAATCAATTCCCAAAGACGGGTCGCTGATAGGTGTACCCCAGGTCATTTCAGATATAGACACAAAAATAGGAAGTATATACAGCATGGCCTGTTTAAATGATTCGGAAATATGGACTCGTGGATTCGGCAACATAATgcatttatacaatataaacgGGGAACTAGTAAaagaaattcaaacaaaatcagGAAAACATCCAAAAGACTTATCACTGACAAGGTGTGGCAATTTAGTTTATACAGATGTTGATGATAGAAGTGTAAACATAGTGGAAAAtgcacagatacagacagtaaTAAAACTGAGTGGCTGGATACCTTGCTGTGTTTGTTGTACCTCCTCTGATGACCTTTTGGTTTCCATGGAAATCGATGATGAAGATGAAGAAGATTTTGATTATGATGACGAATATAACGACACGATAACAAAAGTTGTTCGTTACACAGGCTCCattgagaaacaaagtattcagttcAATGAAAAGGGAAAGCCCCTTTATTCATCTGGTGGTTCAATCGTGGAAAAcaagaacctagatatctgtgttgCTGATAATGTAGCCGGTGCAGTGGTAGTGGTTAATCAGGATGGGAAACTTCGGTTTTCGTACAAAGGCCCTCCCTCAACGGCCGAGAAATCATTCTATCCAAGCGGCATCGCCACAGACAGCCAAAGTcgtatcctgacagcagacccTTGGAACCACaatatccacatcctggatcaggacggacagttcctctgCTACATTACTAACTGTGGTTTAGAAGATCCATCtagtttatgtgtggacacaaGCGACCATGTCTTTGTGGCTGGAATTTTCACACgtaaagtgaaaaaaatcagatattaCAACTAA
- the LOC105332455 gene encoding uncharacterized protein isoform X1 — MYFMFSAVVYFAFCSKFSVAISCDFDGTNTVADFNDTKFLGTWHELERTTFQWGENTWHSQVWVFKRGADGHLYMAYTGYSAQRKSCSSPQTGLLTHSGSGASYTLTSEGRYEAALRVAYTDYSNVALVYMCYAPEVLGTCDRNRVHVSLFSRSPSMSKAQRTILMSHIDLDCVENGHLHQATAGLCQEPIPSNRRSFVQMT, encoded by the exons ATGTATTTCATGTTTTCTGCAGtagtttattttgcattttgctCGAAATTTTCCGTGGCGATAAGTTGTGACTTTGATGGGACAAATACTGTTGCTGATTTTAACGACACTAAA ttCCTTGGAACATGGCATGAACTAGAAAGAACAACATTTCAATGGGGAGAAAACACGTGGCATTCTCAGGTCTGGGTTTTCAAACGAGGAGCCGACGGCCATCTTTATATGGCATATACAGGATATTC AGCACAAAGGAAGTCATGTAGCAGCCCCCAGACTGGACTTCTGACGCATTCAGGTTCTGGGGCATCTTATACCTTGACGTCAGAGGGTCGGTATGAAg CTGCATTGCGAGTGGCTTACACAGACTACTCAAACGTTGCTCTAGTATACATGTGTTATGCGCCGGAAGTGCTTGGAACTTGTGACAGAAATCGTGTGCACGTGTCTTTATTTTCCCGTTCGCCCTCCATGTCCAAAGCTCAGAGGACAATCTTAATGAGTCACATAGATCTAGACTGTGTGGAAAACGGACACCTTCACCAAGCCACAGCTG GACTATGCCAGGAACCTATTCCATCGA ATCGTCGAAGCTTTGTGCAAATGACGTAA
- the LOC136270998 gene encoding uncharacterized protein encodes MADIAFAQHFVECSICQKNAEFFCKTCKKDLCQQCKESHQKEKLETTHDIVLFQEKFGSVILEEPCREHKGQKYCLCCQQCLLPVCAECTKDAQHKRHSFVNLENVYHSHREKHEPRILKIRREILPSCQSLQEDVQDDLSLRKKETAEILSIMKTRAARIKILIDDVVEDYSKLLADICKTQKSELQEQNREITDRITHLNTVLDGYERTRNKPAAFLFYLKEHPSSHADLMPHLLEMPYPVLTKENFIRDDVVKMLGHVESPKAETPRKVKDIAQQTYQIPPLVISDTVMKIKSFRVTGIKDCYQISAAPNGQFWLRDEDLRLTDLTGATIHKVSDVLADWAIQSVTKEGELIYLDSKSNICKLSLDNKKRKSLVQVKDPWKPSCIFCSSYNGDILVGMIRYEQAKVTESDVVEAKVVRLSDSGKEIQTITHDVTGQPLYSYPRYITENHNGDVVVSDHTKNAVVAVDHRKKPRFCYTGTSSNSEFWPRGISVDALMNIIICDYNTDTVQLIDKNGHFLRMLLTEKDKLDEPSCLTCVGEDQFLWVGCRGSRRISAFSYLHKPV; translated from the coding sequence ATGGCGGATATTGCCTTTGCACAACATTTCGTTGAGTGTTCTATATGTCAAAAAAATGCCGAATTCTTTTGCAAAACGTGCAAGAAAGATCTTTGCCAGCAATGCAAGGAGTCACACCAAAAGGAAAAACTAGAAACGACCCACGATATCGTGCTGTTTCAGGAGAAGTTCGGATCCGTAATTCTCGAGGAGCCATGTCGGGAGCACAAGGGTCAGAAATATTGTCTGTGCTGTCAACAGTGCTTACTTCCTGTGTGTGCTGAATGCACAAAGGACGCACAGCACAAGAGGCACAGCTTTGTGAATCTTGAAAACGTTTATCACTCGCACAGAGAAAAACACGAGCCTAGGATCTTGAAAATAAGAAGAGAAATACTGCCATCTTGCCAGTCTTTACAAGAAGATGTACAGGATGATCTGTCCCTCCGTAAAAAAGAAACGGCTGAAATTTTGTCGATCATGAAGACACGAGCCGCTAGAATAAAGATTCTCATTGATGATGTTGTGGAGGACTACTCTAAATTATTGGCAGATATTTGCAAAACACAGAAGAGCGAATTACAAGAGCAGAACCGAGAAATAACAGATCGTATAACTCATCTAAACACAGTCTTAGATGGATATGAACGTACGAGGAACAAACCTGCTGCATTTCTCTTCTACCTCAAGGAGCACCCTAGTTCTCACGCGGACCTTATGCCTCATTTGCTTGAAATGCCCTACCCAGTATTAACCAAGGAAAACTTCATAAGAGATGACGTCGTTAAAATGCTCGGGCACGTAGAAAGCCCAAAAGCAGAGACACCAAGAAAGGTAAAAGATATTGCCCAACAAACATACCAAATTCCTCCATTGGTGATAAGTGACACAGTTATGAAAATCAAGTCTTTCAGAGTGACAGGTATCAAGGATTGCTATCAGATATCTGCTGCCCCTAACGGGCAGTTCTGGCTCCGAGATGAAGATCTAAGATTGACAGACCTAACCGGCGCTACCATTCATAAAGTCTCCGACGTTTTGGCCGACTGGGCCATACAATCCGTGACGAAGGAAGGAGAGTTGATTTATCTCGACAGCAAGAGTaacatctgtaaactttctctGGATAACAAGAAGAGGAAATCTCTAGTCCAGGTCAAAGACCCGTGGAAACCTTCATGCATATTTTGTTCTTCGTACAATGGAGATATTCTGGTAGGCATGATCAGATACGAACAAGCCAAGGTAACGGAATCAGATGTAGTGGAAGCAAAAGTAGTGCGGTTAAGCGATTCGGGAAAGGAAATCCAGACCATTACTCATGATGTCACTGGACAACCATTATACAGTTACCCTCGTTACATTACAGAGAACCACAATGGCGATGTAGTGGTGTCTGACCACACCAAAAACGCAGTGGTAGCTGTGGACCACCGGAAGAAACCACGATTTTGCTATACCGGAACATCGTCTAACTCGGAGTTCTGGCCTCGGGGAATTTCTGTTGACGCCCTAATGAACATCATAATATGTGATTACAATACCGACACTGTCCAGTTGATCGACAAAAATGGCCATTTTCTTCGAATGCTGCTCACCGAGAAAGACAAGCTGGACGAACCGAGCTGTCTGACGTGTGTTGGAGAAGACCAATTTCTGTGGGTGGGGTGCAGAGGCAGTAGGCGTATTTCTGCATTCAGCTACTTACACAAACCAGTTTAA
- the LOC105332455 gene encoding uncharacterized protein isoform X3 — protein sequence MYFMFSAVVYFAFCSKFSVAISCDFDGTNTVADFNDTKFLGTWHELERTTFQWGENTWHSQVWVFKRGADGHLYMAYTGYSAQRKSCSSPQTGLLTHSGSGASYTLTSEGRYEGLCQEPIPSNRRSFVQMT from the exons ATGTATTTCATGTTTTCTGCAGtagtttattttgcattttgctCGAAATTTTCCGTGGCGATAAGTTGTGACTTTGATGGGACAAATACTGTTGCTGATTTTAACGACACTAAA ttCCTTGGAACATGGCATGAACTAGAAAGAACAACATTTCAATGGGGAGAAAACACGTGGCATTCTCAGGTCTGGGTTTTCAAACGAGGAGCCGACGGCCATCTTTATATGGCATATACAGGATATTC AGCACAAAGGAAGTCATGTAGCAGCCCCCAGACTGGACTTCTGACGCATTCAGGTTCTGGGGCATCTTATACCTTGACGTCAGAGGGTCGGTATGAAg GACTATGCCAGGAACCTATTCCATCGA ATCGTCGAAGCTTTGTGCAAATGACGTAA